A genomic segment from bacterium encodes:
- a CDS encoding YetF domain-containing protein: MQGFWEVSIPYWHFLFRGAFVYMAILILLRIGGKRQIGQMGAGEFVAILLISNAVQNSMNGGDNSITGGLILAAVIVGLSWLVEYLSYKSKRFEGLFEGHPTMLIHKGKILRKNLEKELINVHELKTLLRKQGIHDFSEIYEAILESDGSISVTKCSELKEDRFSEDVETTQP, encoded by the coding sequence TTGCAAGGCTTTTGGGAAGTTTCGATCCCGTATTGGCATTTCCTCTTTCGAGGCGCCTTCGTCTACATGGCGATCCTGATCCTGCTGCGAATCGGCGGCAAACGCCAAATCGGCCAGATGGGCGCCGGTGAGTTCGTGGCGATCCTGCTCATCAGCAACGCGGTCCAAAACTCGATGAACGGCGGCGACAACTCGATCACCGGCGGTTTGATCCTGGCCGCGGTCATCGTGGGCCTGAGCTGGCTGGTGGAGTATCTCAGCTACAAGTCCAAGCGCTTCGAAGGCTTGTTCGAAGGCCATCCCACGATGCTGATCCACAAGGGTAAGATCCTCCGCAAGAATCTGGAGAAGGAGCTGATCAACGTCCATGAGCTCAAGACTCTGCTGCGCAAGCAGGGGATCCACGATTTTTCGGAAATCTACGAAGCGATCTTGGAGAGCGACGGCTCGATCAGCGTGACCAAGTGCTCCGAGTTGAAGGAAGACCGGTTCTCCGAGGATGTCGAAACCACCCAACCCTAG
- a CDS encoding SDR family oxidoreductase, translating into MTDLKGKKALITGASRGIGRSVALKLASQGANILIHYRKNLEEAAALEAELQKIGVQTWKYAADLSDLEQVHRFLDQVQAEHRRIDIFVANAAATAFKPLADIREHHVAKTMNITVTAFILTMNALKPLMPAGSKVVTVSGIDTKKYCANHGLLAAAKSALETLTRYYAIENASEKIFVHGVNPGLVDTDSLKIYFGAAYEENKAALAKLNPMGRLMPTGDVAEIIAFLCSPAANWLNGETLYADGGTGFLMPVYS; encoded by the coding sequence ATGACCGATCTGAAAGGCAAAAAAGCCCTCATCACCGGTGCCTCGCGCGGCATCGGCCGCTCGGTGGCTCTGAAGCTGGCTTCGCAGGGCGCCAACATTCTCATTCATTACCGCAAGAATCTCGAAGAGGCCGCGGCCCTGGAGGCCGAGCTGCAAAAGATCGGCGTCCAGACCTGGAAGTATGCCGCCGACCTCTCGGACTTGGAGCAGGTCCATCGATTCTTGGACCAGGTCCAGGCCGAGCATCGCCGGATCGACATCTTCGTCGCCAACGCCGCGGCCACCGCTTTCAAGCCCTTGGCCGACATCCGGGAGCATCACGTCGCCAAGACGATGAACATCACGGTGACGGCCTTCATTCTGACCATGAACGCCTTGAAGCCGCTGATGCCGGCAGGAAGCAAGGTGGTGACCGTCTCGGGGATCGACACCAAGAAGTACTGCGCCAATCACGGCCTCTTGGCCGCGGCCAAGTCGGCGCTCGAGACCTTGACCCGCTACTACGCCATCGAGAACGCCTCCGAGAAAATCTTCGTCCATGGCGTCAATCCCGGCCTGGTCGACACCGACTCGCTCAAGATTTACTTCGGCGCGGCCTATGAGGAAAACAAGGCCGCGCTCGCCAAGCTCAACCCGATGGGCCGGCTCATGCCCACCGGCGACGTCGCCGAGATCATCGCCTTTCTCTGCTCGCCGGCCGCCAACTGGCTCAACGGCGAGACGCTATACGCCGATGGAGGCACCGGCTTCCTGATGCCGGTGTATTCTTAA